A DNA window from Camelina sativa cultivar DH55 chromosome 17, Cs, whole genome shotgun sequence contains the following coding sequences:
- the LOC104754384 gene encoding beta-glucosidase 11 isoform X1: protein MKLLNDSLMLLPLLALAYTAVTSLQYTRNDFPPDFVFGSGTSAYQVEGAANEDGRTPSIWDVFAHAGHSGVAAADVACDQYHKYKEDVKLMADIGLEAYKFSISWSRLLPSGRGPVNPKGLQYYNNLIDELVTHGIQPHVTLHHFDLPQALEDEYGGWLSQESVRDFTAYANTCFKEFGDRVSHWTTINEVNVFALGGYDAGITPPARCSPPFGLNCSSGNSSVEPYIAVHNILLAHASATNLYKKQYKVLLSVLFFSLPVSHMHCIIFSSASISSSFITQYKQHGSVGISVYAYGVVPLTNSVEDKQATARVNDFYIGWILHPLVFGDYPETMKTNVGSRLPAFTKEESEQIKGAFDFVGVIHYMTIYVKDNSSSLKPNPQNFITDLAAELTLFGNTTFENEHANTPWSLEQILLYIKESYENPPVYILENGQVTPHSSSLEDTPRIKYLSSYIEAVLHSLRKGANVKGYFQWSLMDVFELFGGYEKSYGLYYVDFKDPNLKRTPKLSAHWYSSFLMGTQHQPSHASS, encoded by the exons atgaaactGTTGAACGATAGTCTCATGCTCCTTCCTCTGTTGGCTTTGGCTTATACCGCAGTAACGTCCCTACAATACACCAGAAATGATTTCCCACCAGACTTTGTGTTTGGGTCTGGCACATCAGCTTATCAG GTGGAAGGAGCTGCCAACGAAGATGGGAGAACTCCTAGCATTTGGGATGTTTTCGCTCATGCCG GACACTCTGGAGTAGCAGCTGCAGATGTTGCGTGTGACCAATATCACAAATACAAG GAAGATGTGAAGCTCATGGCAGACATAGGATTGGAGGCTTACAAATTTTCCATATCATGGTCAAGGCTTTTACCAA GTGGAAGAGGACCAGTCAATCCCAAGGGTCTACAATACTACAACAATCTTATAGATGAATTAGTCACTCATG GAATCCAGCCACATGTTACATTGCACCACTTTGATCTTCCACAGGCCTTAGAAGATGAATATGGAGGCTGGCTCAGCCAAGAAAGCGT GAGAGACTTCACAGCTTATGCAAATACTTGCTTCAAAGAGTTTGGAGATAGAGTGTCACACTGGACTACTATAAATGAGGTCAATGTGTTTGCCCTTGGAGGGTATGACGCCGGTATAACACCGCCTGCTCGATGCTCTCCTCCATTTGGACTTAATTGTTCCAGTGGAAACTCTTCCGTTGAACCTTATATTGCTGTACACAATATTTTGCTCGCACATGCTTCTGCTACAAACTTATACAAGAAACAGTACAAGgttcttctctctgttctttttttctctcttcctgtCTCTCATATGCATTGCATTATCTTTAGCTCAGCTAGTATCTCCTCTTCATTCATTACACAGTACAAGCAACATGGATCAGTAGGCATTAGCGTATACGCATACGGTGTTGTCCCTTTAACTAACTCTGTAGAGGATAAGCAGGCAACAGCTAGAGTGAATGACTTCTATATTGGTTG GATTTTACATCCGCTGGTGTTTGGAGATTATCCTGAGACGATGAAGACCAACGTTGGGTCTCGATTGCCAGCTTTTACAAAGGAGGAGTCAGAACAAATTAAGGGCGCGTTCGATTTCGTAGGAGTGATACATTACATGACAATTTACGTCAAGGACAACTCTTCCTCTTTGAAACCAAATCCCCAGAATTTCATCACAGACTTGGCTGCGGAACTGACCT TGTTTGGAAACACAACGTTCGAGAATGAG CATGCAAACACACCATGGAGTCTGGAACAAATACTTTTGTATATCAAAGAATCTTATGAAAACCCTCCTGTCTATATCTTAGAGaatg GTCAGGTGACTCCTCACAGCTCATCACTTGAGGACACACCGAGGATTAAGTATCTgagctcatacattgaagcagTGCTTCATTCACTCAG GAAAGGAGCGAACGTAAAAGGATATTTTCAGTGGTCATTGATGGATGTGTTTGAGCTGTTTGGTGGGTACGAGAAGAGCTATGGATTGTATTACGTGGACTTCAAGGATCCTAATCTTAAGAGGACCCCTAAACTCTCTGCTCACTGGTACTCTTCCTTCCTCATGGGAACACAGCACCAGCCATCGCATGCTTCATCTTGA
- the LOC104754384 gene encoding beta-glucosidase 11 isoform X2, with the protein MKLLNDSLMLLPLLALAYTAVTSLQYTRNDFPPDFVFGSGTSAYQVEGAANEDGRTPSIWDVFAHAGHSGVAAADVACDQYHKYKEDVKLMADIGLEAYKFSISWSRLLPSGRGPVNPKGLQYYNNLIDELVTHGIQPHVTLHHFDLPQALEDEYGGWLSQESVRDFTAYANTCFKEFGDRVSHWTTINEVNVFALGGYDAGITPPARCSPPFGLNCSSGNSSVEPYIAVHNILLAHASATNLYKKQYKYKQHGSVGISVYAYGVVPLTNSVEDKQATARVNDFYIGWILHPLVFGDYPETMKTNVGSRLPAFTKEESEQIKGAFDFVGVIHYMTIYVKDNSSSLKPNPQNFITDLAAELTLFGNTTFENEHANTPWSLEQILLYIKESYENPPVYILENGQVTPHSSSLEDTPRIKYLSSYIEAVLHSLRKGANVKGYFQWSLMDVFELFGGYEKSYGLYYVDFKDPNLKRTPKLSAHWYSSFLMGTQHQPSHASS; encoded by the exons atgaaactGTTGAACGATAGTCTCATGCTCCTTCCTCTGTTGGCTTTGGCTTATACCGCAGTAACGTCCCTACAATACACCAGAAATGATTTCCCACCAGACTTTGTGTTTGGGTCTGGCACATCAGCTTATCAG GTGGAAGGAGCTGCCAACGAAGATGGGAGAACTCCTAGCATTTGGGATGTTTTCGCTCATGCCG GACACTCTGGAGTAGCAGCTGCAGATGTTGCGTGTGACCAATATCACAAATACAAG GAAGATGTGAAGCTCATGGCAGACATAGGATTGGAGGCTTACAAATTTTCCATATCATGGTCAAGGCTTTTACCAA GTGGAAGAGGACCAGTCAATCCCAAGGGTCTACAATACTACAACAATCTTATAGATGAATTAGTCACTCATG GAATCCAGCCACATGTTACATTGCACCACTTTGATCTTCCACAGGCCTTAGAAGATGAATATGGAGGCTGGCTCAGCCAAGAAAGCGT GAGAGACTTCACAGCTTATGCAAATACTTGCTTCAAAGAGTTTGGAGATAGAGTGTCACACTGGACTACTATAAATGAGGTCAATGTGTTTGCCCTTGGAGGGTATGACGCCGGTATAACACCGCCTGCTCGATGCTCTCCTCCATTTGGACTTAATTGTTCCAGTGGAAACTCTTCCGTTGAACCTTATATTGCTGTACACAATATTTTGCTCGCACATGCTTCTGCTACAAACTTATACAAGAAACAGTACAAG TACAAGCAACATGGATCAGTAGGCATTAGCGTATACGCATACGGTGTTGTCCCTTTAACTAACTCTGTAGAGGATAAGCAGGCAACAGCTAGAGTGAATGACTTCTATATTGGTTG GATTTTACATCCGCTGGTGTTTGGAGATTATCCTGAGACGATGAAGACCAACGTTGGGTCTCGATTGCCAGCTTTTACAAAGGAGGAGTCAGAACAAATTAAGGGCGCGTTCGATTTCGTAGGAGTGATACATTACATGACAATTTACGTCAAGGACAACTCTTCCTCTTTGAAACCAAATCCCCAGAATTTCATCACAGACTTGGCTGCGGAACTGACCT TGTTTGGAAACACAACGTTCGAGAATGAG CATGCAAACACACCATGGAGTCTGGAACAAATACTTTTGTATATCAAAGAATCTTATGAAAACCCTCCTGTCTATATCTTAGAGaatg GTCAGGTGACTCCTCACAGCTCATCACTTGAGGACACACCGAGGATTAAGTATCTgagctcatacattgaagcagTGCTTCATTCACTCAG GAAAGGAGCGAACGTAAAAGGATATTTTCAGTGGTCATTGATGGATGTGTTTGAGCTGTTTGGTGGGTACGAGAAGAGCTATGGATTGTATTACGTGGACTTCAAGGATCCTAATCTTAAGAGGACCCCTAAACTCTCTGCTCACTGGTACTCTTCCTTCCTCATGGGAACACAGCACCAGCCATCGCATGCTTCATCTTGA